One region of Vanessa cardui chromosome 20, ilVanCard2.1, whole genome shotgun sequence genomic DNA includes:
- the LOC124538296 gene encoding protein O-mannosyl-transferase 2 isoform X2, translating into MTELNKNRSASSSNNKIWWLTFGILCGGTFLTRFYKVLEPDHVCWDETHFGKMASWYINRTFFFDVHPPLGKMLIALSGKLTGYDGTFPFEKPGDKYDGARYEGMRIFCTTLGALIIPLTFLTLWEMTKSIDSTFIGTLLLLCDVGFLTLNRYILLDPILLFFMSCSLYGVFKVRSLTESGLEPFSTRMLCWQLYLGASLACTMSVKFVGLFVVLFVGLRTIADLWNVLGDLTKPVSLTIKHLIGRSITLILWPIVMYVFFFWIHLTVLSKSGNGDGFYSSGFQARLEGNSLHNASAPRVLAYGAIITLKNHRTGGGYLHSHHHLYPAGVGARQQQITTYTHKDDNNRWQVRAWDGAGAGAGAGAGAVRVRSGDLVRLTHVASARNLHSHRERAPLSHKLLQVTGYGEDGVGDANDVWKVIISGGKDGDEIQTVRSKIMFVHYLQSCALTTTGKQLPKWGFEQQEVACNPNLRDKNALWNVEDNIFDQLPKMSFEVYASGFLERLFESHAVMLQGNAGLKPKEGEVTSQPWQWPINYRGQFFSGSAHRIYLLGNPVVWWANLAFLVIFFIVFIYNSVREKRAKAFGKTVQDNLRHDS; encoded by the exons ATGACtgagttaaataaaaatcggTCAGCAAGTTCatcgaataataaaat ATGGTGGTTAACATTCGGCATTCTATGCGGAGGAACATTCTTGACTcgattttataaagttttagaaCCAGATCATGTTTG tTGGGATGAAACACATTTTGGCAAAATGGCAAGTTGGTATATAAATCGAACATTCTTCTTTGACGTCCACCCTCCGCTTGGAAAG atGCTTATAGCCTTGTCTGGAAAGTTGACAGGATATGATGGCACATTTCCATTTGAAAAACCAGGTGATAAATATGATGGGGCCAGATATGAAGGCATGAGAATT TTTTGCACTACATTAGGAGCTCTCATAATTCCacttacatttttaacattgtgGGAGATGACTAAATCAATTGACTCCACTTTTATTGGAACATTACTGTTATTATGTG atgtcGGCTTTTTGACTCTTAACAGATACATTTTGCTCGACCCgattctgttattttttatgagttGTTCACTTTATGGTGTATTTAAG GTTCGATCGCTTACTGAATCTGGTCTCGAGCCATTTTCCACAAGAATGTTATGTTGGCAGTTATACTTGGGTGCGTCACTTGCTTGTACAATGTCTGTTAAAtttgtcggtctgtttgttGTTCTCTTCGTCGGCCTTCGAACTATTGCCGATTTGTGGAACGTGTTAGGCGACCTAACGAAGCCTGTG AGTTTGACGATAAAGCATTTAATTGGAAGAAGCATAACTCTCATACTGTGGCCAATTGTAATGTATGTTTTCTTCTTCTGGATTCATCTAACAGTTCTCAGTAAAAG TGGCAACGGAGATGGCTTCTACTCATCTGGCTTCCAAGCGCGCTTGGAAGGTAACAGCCTGCACAATGCTAGCGCACCTCGAGTCCTAGCGTATGGAGCTATCATTACCTTAAAGAACCATCGAACCGGTGGGGGCTATTTACACTCCCACCACCATTTGTACCCCGCCGGAGTGGGAGCAAGACAGCAGCAG ATAACGACGTACACGCACAAGGACGACAACAATCGCTGGCAGGTGCGCGCTTGGgacggcgcgggcgcgggggcgggcgcgggcgcgggggcGGTGCGCGTGCGCAGCGGCGACCTGGTGCGCCTCACGCACGTGGCCAGCGCGCGCAACCTGCACTCGCACCGCGAGCGCGCGCCGCTGTCGCACAAGCTGCTGCAGGTCACCGGCTACGGCGAG GACGGCGTCGGCGATGCGAACGACGTGTGGAAGGTTATCATATCCGGTGGCAAGGATGGGGATGAAATCCAGACTGTCCGCAGCAAAATTATGTTCGTGCACTACTTGCAG TCGTGCGCTCTGACGACGACCGGCAAGCAGCTACCGAAGTGGGGCTTCGAGCAGCAAGAAGTCGCTTGTAACCCCAACCTGCGGGACAAAAACGCGCTCTGGAACGTCGAGGACAATATATTCGATCAGT tACCAAAAATGAGTTTCGAAGTTTATGCATCGGGTTTCCTGGAGCGCTTGTTCGAGTCTCATGCAGTGATGCTGCAGGGAAACGCCGGACTCAAACCTAAGGAGGGAGAAGTCACCTCACAACCCTGGCAATGGCCAATTAATTATAGA GGTCAGTTTTTTTCAGGCAGTGCACACAGAATATACTTACTTGGTAATCCAGTCGTATGGTGGGCTAACCTAGCGTTTCTCGTCATATTCTTCattgttttcatttacaattCGGTGAGAGAGAAACGAGCAAAAGCTTTTGGGAAAACTGTACAAG ACAATTTACGGCACGACTCTTAA
- the LOC124538295 gene encoding uncharacterized protein LOC124538295, with product MRWLKFAFTLNVCCLLSACLAELDFERRDKFLNGFVDYLNNLPNQPYTYEDGAIIKAHKTNDASESYYIEINLKATDNHDLDSSRYLKCSATIQDLNEAGISVQNNEYHCENSDQITQQKSSEVGQQDVDQQDIDQTTQTELVTAHEPVHLDNEVQSNIGITSGEQFIAIPRKQYGSSCIGCSSHVNIQAPGVNDLAVLAIKQLDKHEPSVKHSLDSVLDVERQVQPVNGVRYILTLQVGVNKCSPPTDECIEIKPCKVTILEKSWIRTSDGSKYRTILSNNCTEEWIFGDEGEYIPNNDNNNDNGEQQPAQNNDNGKSEGEILKEIHISDAQAQPQQEKTLTESEMKNLEEQIIPYNKFDETTVSDISETLKSQNSGDESANTVSDMETVRHYDGNSAQQKPPENREKPSYLNQDKKKAIDELINFFNSAGFDGNHYDIIRNKRSYNHDLKIMSLAEKIHKIKDNVNNAHYLYNLAQDMVDYINEMDLSIKTRILKEVITAEEEYENYQHFFYIQARVAIPCDKAECESNNELTKICNGVIEVFEQNPPQILSAFCHDEKKRKNQFSKPESIPLNDPVLLKLTQDSLNKIEKESSNPNAMKIEEILEANTQQVSGRLTKFILHLVYTDCNKTIPYGKRKNCTVIQSMDSNICEITVHERHWLKEKKMTHVCNQRPIDGRFTKKRQSNDIQDLHDPKVYGMVQDALQYLDVNSNRNNKQKVVEINSVTTQLIGGLLTEVKFAVGYTKCANDYKVDLKTCELLDNEPLRKCQAQIWDRPWLEDGRQMKVKCDEPIDKDSHRSLKKRSINLGGVKDTDPNDPEYQMLANLSLKSFLQNEGINNGYEVVKVHNVTKQVVSGLLIKMHFQIINKNNQNEKHICHSEIWKRPWLNDTNYKVYCEDLGSKSRMKRYIPADVGALNSRKDLENVHTYREKSENKQNVRRKRALTGAPSKKNVNSEKYKLLAEESLNKYQRIQKTKTKHDITVKRVVEQIVSGIIYKIDFIATPASCRKRKSECKTNNILTCHSKIWDRPWKGSKEIDVHCNDYFSYEDDDDDNEKNNREKRSIRLGAPKEKDIGSEEYKQLADLSLEKYQQLSNTKYQHKIVKIHHVTEQIVEGVLTKLEFSISPTKCLLADGPNVIDECSLLKPQTVLRCESEVWNRPWLKSEKEIKVSCKKVYTKNVKTDDLIDNDKRTKRQIHSGENNIDEDTMYYYADRAINKINDKSDTNNLQKLITIHSIQSQSGIVNTVKMYIETAYTFCLRHQDEVRLENCEELSGMYHRMCLVNLRTSPDDELDVETIDVVCDDEAEFKKVTGLSVPDIIKRSLRELEASPQVHNKLINKGDPHVVPSLDSYNPTKVTFVVYTLNCSKHVDLDRDPDECFVDVSRISKTCTSYVWMKPNSKKIGKMSTKCSEQKKYRYKRSLELKNITSDDKTIQNFVKESLEKLEMSSINKYKQRVMQINSISNKITTGKLTTIDFDVGYTNCLKYEWVENITSCEFIEHLPRRHCISHVWERLWLENGRQIDVSCVDDETPLEAHVEFESTETAMQLANEAVKHIEAKYPSPRRQKVVRVYSLEKQEIAGLHYRMKIEVGYTDCMALSIRDNCKVVNNMGLNKFCRVNVWLRTWTDRPPIYRVSCDYQDGATTELYRNIQAEHLFSDFLATYTPDYVNDHNEMLKRFSIFKENVKKIHDFNIHERGTARYAVTRFADLTYEEFAQKFMGLKPSLRDHNQIPMRKAEIPQVHLPTLFDWRQYNAVTEVKDQGSCGSCWAFSVTGNIEGQWKIQTGELVSLSEQELVDCDKLDDGCNGGLPDNAYRAIEQLGGLETENDYPYEGENDKCAFNKTLSKVKITSAVNITSNETDMAKWLVQNGPISIGINANAMQFYVGGVSHPWKVLCSPTNLDHGVLIVGYGVKDYPLFHKTLPYWIIKNSWGKSWGEQGYYRVYRGDGTCGVNQMASSAVV from the exons ATGCGGTGGTTAAAATTTGCGTTCACGTTAAATGTGTGCTGTCTTTTATCTGCTTGTTTAGCTGAATTAGACTTCGAGAGAAGGGATAAATTTTTAAATGGATTTGTAGATTACTTAAATAACTTACCAAATCAGCCATATACTTACGAAGATGGTGCTATTATTAAAGCGCATAAAACG AATGATGCTAGTGaaagttattatattgaaatcaatTTGAAAGCCACAGATAATCATGACTTAGATTCATCGAGATACTTAAAATGTTCAGCAACCATACAAGACTTGAATGAAGCTGGCATAAGTGTACAGAATAACGAGTATCACTGTGAAAACAGTGATCAGATAACACAGCAAAAGTCTAGTGAAGTTGGTCAGCAAGACGTTGATCAGCAGGATATTGATCAAACTACTCAAACGGAACTAGTCACTGCCCATGAACCTGTGCATTTGGATAATGAAGTCCAATCAAATATTGGG attACATCCGGTGAGCAGTTTATAGCAATACCTAGAAAACAGTATGGTAGCTCCTGCATAGGATGCTCAAGTCATGTAAACATTCAAGCACCTGGAGTCAATGACCTGGCTGTTCTTGCTATCAAGCAGTTAGATAAACATGAACCTAGTGTCAAACACTCACTCGACTCTGTGCTTGATGTGGAAAGACAAGTGCaa ccTGTGAATGGTGTCAGATATATCTTAACACTTCAAGTTGGTGTCAATAAATGCTCACCACCTACAGATGAATGTATCGAAATTAAACCATGCAAGGTAACTATACTAGAAAAAAGTTGGATAAGAACGAGTGACGGTTCTAAATACAGGACTATTCTATCAAATAACTGTACAGAGGAATGGATATTTGGAGATGAGGGTGAATATATACCGAATAATGACAATAACAATGATAATGGTGAACAACAACCTGCACAAAATAATGACaatggaaaatctgaaggtgaAATCCTTAAAGAGATTCATATCAGTGATGCACAGGCACAGCCCCAACAAGAGAAAACTCTTACTGagagtgaaatgaaaaatttagaAGAACAAATAATtccttataataaatttgatgaaacaACTGTAAGTGATATCAGTGAAACATTAAAATCACAAAACTCAGGTGATGAGAGTGCAAATACTGTTTCTGATATGGAGACAGTGAGACATTACGATGGCAATTCAGCTCAACAGAAGCCACCCGAGAATCGAGAAAAGCCTAGTTATTTAAACCAAGACAAGAAAAAAGCTATTGATGAGTTAATAAATTTTTTCAACTCTGCTGGCTTTGATGGTAATCACTatgatattataagaaataaaagaagCTACAatcatgatttaaaaattatgtcactTGCTGAAAAAATCCATAAGATCAAGGATAATGTCAATAAtgcacattatttatataatctagcACAGGATATGGTAGATTACATTAATGAAATGGACTTATCAATCAAAACAAGAATCCTTAAAGAAGTAATTACTGCAGAAGAAGAATACGAAAATTACcaacatttcttttatattcaaGCGCGTGTTGCAATTCCCTGCGATAAAGCAGAGTGCGAGAGTAACAATGAGTTAACTAAAATTTGCAATGGTGTGATTGAAGTTTTTGAACAAAATCCACCTCAAATTTTAAGTGCGTTTTGTCACGacgaaaaaaagagaaaaaatcaATTCAGCAAACCAGAAAGTATTCCATTAAATGATCCTGTTTTATTGAAACTTACTCAggattcattaaataaaatcgaaaaagAGTCATCGAATCCAAATGCAATGAAAATCGAAGAAATATTAGAAGCTAATACACAACAAGTTTCGGGTAGACTTACAAAATTCATCCTACACCTTGTATATACagattgtaataaaacaattcccTATGGGAAGAGGAAAAATTGCACAGTGATACAAAGTATGGATTCCAATATATGCGAGATAACAGTACATGAGAGACACTGgttaaaagagaaaaaaatgacACATGTATGTAATCAAAGGCCTATTGATGGCAGATTTACTAAAAAGAGACAATCAAATGATATACAAGACTTACATGATCCAAAAGTATATGGAATGGTGCAAGATGCCTTGCAATATTTAGACGTTAATTCAAATAGAAACAATAAGCAAAAGGTTGTAGAAATTAATTCTGTGACAACCCAACTTATAGGAGGATTGTTGACCGAAGTAAAGTTTGCTGTGGGTTACACAAAATGCGCTAATGATTATAAAGTTGATCTCAAAACTTGTGAATTATTAGATAATGAACCACTACGAAAGTGTCAGGCACAAATATGGGATCGCCCTTGGTTAGAAGATGGCAGACAAATGAAGGTCAAATGTGATGAACCTATAGACAAAGATAGTCATAGATCTTTAAAGAAAAGATCGATAAATCTTGGAGGAGTTAAGGACACTGATCCAAATGACCCAGAATATCAAATGTTAGCTAATTTATCGTTGAAAAGTTTTTTGCAGAACGAAGGCATTAATAATGGGTATGAAGTTGTTAAAGTTCATAATGTTACAAAGCAAGTTGTATCTggattgttaattaaaatgcattttcaaataataaataaaaataaccaaaacgaaaaacatatttgtcattCAGAGATATGGAAACGTCCATGGTTGAATGACactaattataaagtatattgtgAAGATTTAGGGAGTAAATCTAGAATGAAACGGTATATACCTGCTGACGTTGGCGCTTTGAATTCTAGAAAAGATTTAGAGAATGTTCATACTTATAGGGAAAAAAGTGAAAACAAGCAAAATGTAAGACGTAAACGAGCGTTAACAGGAGCTCCatcgaaaaaaaatgtaaatagtgaaaaatacaaattactgGCTGAAGAGtcactaaataaatatcaacgtattcaaaaaacaaaaactaaacatGATATAACAGTAAAACGGGTAGTTGAGCAAATTGTTTCgggaataatatataaaatagattttatagcTACGCCTGCTTCATGCAGAAAAAGAAAATCtgaatgtaaaacaaataacatactTACCTGTCATTCGAAAATTTGGGATCGACCTTGGAAAGGAAGCAAGGAAATCGATGTACATTGCAATGACTATTTTAGCtatgaagatgatgatgatgacaatgaaaaaaataatagagaAAAACGCAGTATCCGGTTGGGAGCTCCGAAAGAAAAAGATATAGGCAGTGAAGAGTACAAACAACTAGCTGATCTATCCCtagaaaaatatcaacaattaaGCAACACGAAGTATCAACATAAGATTGTTAAAATACATCATGTAACCGAACAAATCGTAGAGGGTGTTCTCACAAAGTTAGAATTTTCTATATCACCAACAAAATGCTTACTCGCTGATGGCCCAAATGTAATCGACGAATGCAGTTTACTGAAACCTCAAACCGTGCTACGCTGCGAATCTGAAGTTTGGAACAGACCATGGTTAAAATCAGAGAAGGAAATAAAAGTAAGTTGTAAGAAAGTTTATACTAAGAATGTTAAAACGGACGATTTGATTGATAACGATAAAAGAACAAAGAGGCAAATACATTCAGGTGAAAATAATATTGACGAGGACACCATGTACTACTACGCGGATcgtgctataaataaaattaatgataaatcgGACACAAATAATTTGCAAAAGCTTATCACTATTCATTCTATTCAAAGCCAGAGTGGGATCGTAAATACggtaaaaatgtatatagaaaCTGCATATACTTTCTGTTTACGTCATCAAGATGAAGTGCGCTTGGAAAACTGTGAAGAATTGTCGGGAATGTATCACAGGATGTGCCTTGTCAACTTACGAACATCGCCGGACGATGAATTGGACGTGGAGACCATTGATGTAGTGTGTGATGATGAGGCCGAATTCAAAAAAGTTACAGGCCTTTCAGTACCAGATATAATAAAACGATCTCTAAGAGAGTTAGAAGCGTCACCTCAGGTTCATAACAAATTGATTAATAAGGGCGACCCGCACGTTGTACCTAGCTTAGATTCTTACAACCCCACTAAAGTGACGTTCGTAGtttatactttaaattgttCAAAACACGTAGATTTAGATCGTGACCCCGATGAGTGCTTTGTAGATGTATCTAGAATTTCGAAGACATGTACCTCATACGTGTGGATGAAACCGAATAGTAAAAAAATTGGGAAAATGTCTACGAAATGTTCAGAGCAGAAAAAGTATCGATATAAGCGATCCTTAGAATTAAAGAATATCACTAGTGATGATAAAactatacaaaattttgtaaaagaGTCATTAGAAAAACTAGAAATgtcttcaataaataaatataaacaaagagTTATGCAAATCAACAGCATTTCGAACAAAATTACTACAGGCAAGCTTACTACTATAGATTTCGACGTGGGTTACACAAATTGTCTAAAATACGAATGGGTAGAAAATATCACTTCATGTGAATTCATAGAACATTTACCCAGACGACATTGCATTTCGCACGTCTGGGAGCGACTTTGGTTGGAAAATGGTAGGCAGATCGATGTTAGTTGTGTTGATGACGAAACTCCTCTTGAAGCGCACGTCGAGTTTGAGAGTACCGAGACTGCTATGCAATTAGCCAACGAGGCTGTGAAGCACATTGAGGCGAAGTACCCAAGTCCAAGAAGACAGAAAGTCGTTAGAGTATATTCAttagaaaaacaagaaataGCCGGTCTCCATTATCGAATGAAGATCGAAGTTGGGTATACCGACTGCATGGCGTTAAGCATTCGAGATAACTGCAAGGTGGTCAATAATATGggcttaaataaattttgtcgaGTAAATGTTTGGTTGCGAACTTGGACTGACCGTCCGCCTATATATCGCGTATCCTGCGATTATCAAGACGGCGCTACAACTGAATTGTATCGAAATATACAAGCGGAACATTTGTTTTCCGATTTTCTGGCTACATACACGCCCGATTATGTAAATGATCACAACGAAATGCTTAAAAGGTTcagtatatttaaagaaaatgtgAAGAAGATTCATGATTTCAACATTCATGAAAGGGGAACAGCTAGATATGCTGTTACAAGATTTGCCGATTTGACTTACGAGGAGTTTGCCCAGAAGTTTATGGGATTGAAACCGAGTCTTCGAGACCATAACCAAATACCAATGAGAAAGGCTGAGATCCCTCAGGTGCATCTTCCAACATTGTTTGATTGGAGGCAGTACAATGCAGTCACTGAAGTCAAAGACCAGGGTTCATGTGGCAGTTGCTGGGCATTTAGTGTAACAG GTAATATAGAAGGTCAATGGAAGATTCAAACAGGCGAATTGGTGTCGCTGTCGGAGCAGGAGCTCGTGGATTGTGACAAGTTGGACGACGGGTGCAATGGCGGTCTCCCAGACAATGCTTatag agCGATAGAACAACTCGGCGGCTTAGAAACAGAGAACGACTATCCATATGAAGGTGAAAACGACAAGTGCGCTTTCAACAAAACACTTTCCAAAGTAAAGATCACAAGCGCCGTCAACATAACGTCCAACGAAACTGACATGGCAAAGTGGCTCGTACAGAACGGCCCTATTTCCATCG gtATCAATGCGAACGCGATGCAGTTCTACGTGGGTGGCGTTTCTCACCCGTGGAAGGTCCTTTGCAGTCCTACGAATTTGGATCACGGTGTCCTCATTGTAGgatacggcgttaaag attatcCGCTGTTCCACAAAACTTTGCCCTACTGGATAATAAAGAATTCATGGGGTAAGTCATGGGGTGAGCAGGGTTACTACCGCGTGTATCGGGGCGACGGAACGTGCGGCGTCAACCAGATGGCCAGTAGCGCTGTTgtgtaa